The nucleotide window GACCCAGATACTCTGATTCGCCAACAGGGTCAGCAAGCTTTCGAGAAATTACTTGATACCGCAACCCCGTTATCGCAGTTTTTATTCGATCATTTAATGCAGCAAGTGGATATCAATTCGCTCGAAGGTAAAGCATCCTTGGTTGAAACATTTCAACCGTATTTGCAAAAACTACCAGACAGTGTGTTAAAAGATTCAATTGTTAATGAGTTAGCCAATAAATTTGGCTCCGGCTCGCAGCAACAATTAGAGCGATTGAATCAAAACCAAGCCCGTAATGTGACAAAAAATGCAAAAAAATCCACCGCAAAAGTAACTCCGGTGAGATTAGCTATTGCATTATTGCTTGAGCATCCCCATTTAGTAAATGTACTCGATGATTTAAGCGTACTCGATCGAATCGAGATGCCCGGCATTGACTTGTTCAAACAACTCATGCAGCAATGCAAACAAAAACCACAAATGAACTCTAGTCAGTTGATTGAAATGTGGCGTGGAACTGAACAAGAAAAAATATTGTCAAAGTTATTGATGTGGGAACACCACATTGATGGCGATGCGGCAGAACATGTGTTTACCGACATACTGGAAAAACTGATAAACAGTTTTGTCGAAAAACGTACCGAATTATTGTTACAAAAAGCCCGTATGGGACAATTAAACTCGTCGGAAAAACAAGAACTTCAAGCGCTGATCAACGCGCAAAGCTAGGCTGAATAAGCCTCTAGCTTTAACTGGAATTTCTTATTTCGTCTTGCTATAATTTTGTCCTTTACTGTTTGTATTTTGATAGCCAAGACAGGTGGACATTCGTCAATGGATCAAGCCCCACAATCTAGACTTAAAGAACTTATCACTAAAGGTAAGGAGCAAGGGTTTTTAACCTTCGCTGAGGTAAACGATCACCTTCCACAAGACATCATAGATTCCGATCAGGTCGAAGATATTATTCGCATGATCAATGACATGGGTATTCAGGTGTTTGAAAACGCCCCTGATGCCGATGAACTTATGATGAGTGAAGCCAATACCGATGAAGACGCAGCGGAAGCCGCGGCTCAAGCACTTGCTACGGTTGAAAGTGAAATAGGTCGTACGACTGACCCTGTGCGTATGTATATGCGCGAGATGGGTACAGTTGAACTACTAACTCGTAAGGGTGAGATCGTCATCGCCAAGCGAATCGAAGAAGGTATTCGCGAAGTTCAACGAAGTGTTTCTGAGTATCCGCCAGCAATTAATTACTTGCTAGAGCAATGGGATAACTTTGAAGCGGAAGAAATTCGTTTAAGCGATATTATCATTGGATTTGCTGATCCGAATGCGGATGATGAAATTGCACCTACCGCAACGCACGTTGGTTCTGAGCTTTCTCAAGAAGAACTTGCCGACGAAGATAATGACGGTAAGAAAGACGAAGATGAGGAAGATGAAGAGGAAGAGGACACAGGTCCTTGTCCTGAGGAAGCACGCGAAAAATTCACTGAATTACGCCGTCTTTACGATGTTGCTAATAAAATCATCGATAAAAAAGGTCGTGGTCATAAAGATGCTATGCAAGCCATTGATGACATCGCCGAATTATTCAAAGAGTTTCGCCTAATACCTAAATTATTCGATCGCTTAGTGAAAAACATGCGTGACGTTATGGACCGTGTTCGTGTTCAAGAACGTCTTATCATGAAACACTGTGTGGTTGGCGCAGGTATGCCGAAGGTACACTTCATTAAGATCTTTCCTGGTAACGAAACCAAGACTGATTGGTTAGAAAGTGAAATTGCCGCTGGTAAACCGTACTCAGACAAATTGAAAATGGTCGATTTTGATATTGAGCGTTGTATTCACAAGCTTAATCAACTGGAAGAAGAAACCTACCTTTCAGTGCAAAGTATCAAAGACATCAACCGTCGCATGTCAATCGGTGAAGCGAAAGCTCGTCGAGCGAAAAAAGAGATGGTTGAAGCGAACTTACGTTTGGTTATTTCAATCGCCAAAAAATACACCAACCGTGGTCTACAATTCCTTGATTTGATTCAGGAAGGTAACATCGGTTTGATGAAGGCTGTTGATAAGTTTGAATACCGTCGTGGTTATAAGTTCTCAACTTATGCAACGTGGTGGATCCGTCAGGCAATCACCCGTTCAATCGCTGACCAAGCACGTACCATTCGTATCCCGGTACATATGATTGAAACCATCAACAAGCTAAATCGTATTTCTCGACAAATGCTACAGGAAATGGGCCGCGAGCCTACCCCTGAAGAACTTGCTGAACGCATGATGATGCCTGAAGACAAGATTCGCAAAGTATTGAAGATAGCTAAAGAGCCAATCTCAATGGAAACACCTATCGGCGACGATGAAGATTCGCACTTAGGTGACTTTATTGAAGACGGCAGTGGTGAGCTTCCAGTTGATGCGGCAACGACGGAAAACCTTAAAGCAGCAACTCATGAAGTTCTTGCCGGTTTAACCGCTCGTGAAGCCAAGGTTCTGAGAATGCGTTTTGGTATTGATATGAATACCGATCACACGCTAGAAGAAGTTGGTAAGCAATTTGACGTTACTCGTGAGCGTATTCGTCAAATCGAAGCAAAAGCACTTCGTAAATTGCGTCACCCGTCTCGTTCAGAGCAATTAAAGAGCTTCTTGGACGGCGAATAAACGCCAAACCGCGTAAGCCAAAAAAGCTACTTGAAAGCCCGCTGATGCGGGCTTTTTTATGGGCGACAAATCTTATACTTGCTAAGCCACTGAACACAGATACTCTGTACCATCTATTAGGGCAACAGCCTGTTCACCACTATTTCAGCATTTTTCGAGCAAAATCAGTAACTAGGATTATACTGATTATAAAGCAAGAATAATGATTTGAATCGTGACGAACTCAACAGAAAAGAAAAAATTTCTCAACAGCATCAACCACTTTCGTGGTATCGCCATTATCTTTATTGTGATGGCGCATTGTTATCGTCCTGCCGGTTGGGAAATCGTTACCTTAGCCGATAAGTTCTGGTTTAACCTGATGATGAATGGCACGGTATTTTTTGTGTTCATCTCTGGCTTCTTGTTTCACCATGTATTTTATCATCGCTGGGACTACCGAAAATACATGAAGAACAAAACCAAATATGTATTTTTACCCTATATATTGCTGTCCTTGCCCTGGATTATCTGGCATTTAACCGCTGCACCAGAGCCAACCCTGCACAACCTTCACGCCGACATAAGCGAAACATCCACCGCAGCGGCTTGGTATGTTATTACCGGCAGAGCGTTAACCGCTTATTGGTATATACCTATGGGCATGATGTTATTTGCCTTGTCCCCTTTGGTGATGCTGATGATCCGTAAACATTGGTTATTGTTAAGCGCGGTACCATTATTCTTAATTGCCATGTACGTGCATCGACCAATATCTAATCTTAATGCCATCCAGTCATTGGTGTACTTTTTCCCGGTCTATTTAATTGGTGCGTGGGCATCCCGTCATCGTGACAAGCTGTTCCCATTTATCGATAAATATTGGCTAATCATGCTGTTAACGGCCATTGCTTTGGCGTTTATTCAAGCCTACTACTTTGGCCATGGGGTGTTAAATAAAGACGCCTTTGAAGCCACCGTGCCGGATTTAATGCTGCCGCAAAAACTGCTTATCAACTTTGTGCTTTTGGCCATTCTCAATAAGTTCGAACACATTAGCATTGGCTTTTTACAAAAGTTGGCTGAAGTCAGCTTTGCTATTTACTTTATTCATCCGTGGATCACCACCCCTTGGTGGATGATTTACGATAGCCCAGATTTATTAGGAATCGCCGGCAAAGGAAATATCTTCACCACCTTTATCGTTACTATGGTGGTCATCTATATCTCCTACCTTATCGCCGTGTTGATTAAAAAGTTGCTCGATAAGCGCAGTCGTTATCTGATTGGTTGGTAACAATAAGAAGAATCTATGAAATTTACGTATCCACTCTTAGGGCTATTAGTTTGCCTTTGTATTAACAGCAGCCAAGCCTTGGCCGCATCATATGAAGAATATTGGGAACTGACCTTTTTTGGTGGTCACCGTACCTCAGATAATATCGAACCCGATGAAGAAGACGATGACGACGAAGTAAGCATCGATGAAACCGAATATTATGAAATAGATTTTGATAATGCCGGCTCTGGTGGTGTTATCTTGGGTTGGAACTTTGATTACAATCGTACCGGTGAGCTGTTGTTTAGCCACAGTGTCACTGATTTTGATGTCGAATTTGATTTAGCGGATACCGAGGTCAGCGTCAGTTACTTGCATATTGGCGGCACCGTGACCATCTCTGAAGGCAAAGTACCATTTCATATTGGTGGTGGCCTAGGTGTCGCGCACCTTGACCCTAGCGATAAGAGCTTAGATTCAGAAACACGTATATCGGCCAACTTAGGCGCCGGAGTGAAGTTTTTGTTTAGCGATAGTTTGAGTCTGCGTCTTGATGCTCGTGGCTACGGGACATTTTTTGATAGCGACAGCTACATATTTTGTTCAGGTAATAAGGGCTGTTTGATCAGAAGTTCAAGTAAGCTATGGCTACAAGCTGAATTTGCCTTGGGTTTAACCTACCGCTTTTAACAAATATAACTCTTTCAACTAAGCCGAAACGACTCGATTACGACCGGCTTTTTTGGCTTTATACAAGGCTTGGTCGGCAATTTTAATGGTGTCATCAAAGCTCATTTGTTTTTGATGTACAGCAACTCCAATAGAGACCGTCACGTGCACCGTTTTGGTCGTGACTTTTGAGCCTTTACGATCTTGTTTTCCCTGACGGTTAAGTTGCCTAATAGCCATTTTATAGTGCGCGATAAGTTTTCTCATGCGCTCTAACTCTGCCATAACTTGTTCGCTATTTTTGCGCGGAAATATCAATGAAAACTCTTCACCACCATAACGAAACGCCTTACCCGAACGACGTACTTTGGCAATTTTAGTCGCCACCAATTTCAAAACTTGATCGCCAACATCATGACCATAGGTGTCATTAAACTTCTTAAAGTGATCGATATCTAACATAGCCACCACGTAAGTATTGCCAAGGGTAGAGGCATATTGATTGAGCGCTCTGCGAGACGGTAAGCCAGTTAGCTCATCACGGTAGGCTAAGAAATACGAATTGACGATAACAACCAATAGATAATAACAGCACAGAATCGCCATGGTAATTGGCCAGTTAATAACAACCAGTTCAAATTGGGCAATGCACCATATTAAATAAGTCGCCAGGACGGCCGTTTGCGACAATGATGGCTGAGCCATATTGCGCCATAACACCACACAACCAACGATAAGAGATGGTAGATAGACACTGCTCACATCACCGGATAATTGCGGCCAAATCAACTGCAGCTTTGCACTGGCGAATAGCCACAAGTAAGCGGCAGCTAAAGTCGCGATAAGTAACAGCACTTGTTTTATTGCATGCCCGCTAAATACACCACGTTCGGTGATCATCGATAACCATGCCAAACTTGCTAATCCATATAAATACAATTGCGGCTCAGAGATCACCAACTCAGCTTCTGGTAAATAATAATAGGCAGAGACAATGATGGTTAAAAAGCTAATTCGAGCTTGTTTGAAATAGGCCGGAAGCAAAAGAGAGATAGCGAATAGAACAGGCAATGAATATTGCACGGAATCGACCGGTATTGACCAGCGCGCAGCAGAATAGTCCAGGCCAATATGAGCCAAGATAATAAATGCGACACCCAAGATGAAAGCTTTGCTGGTTTGCAAAAAATCAGTCACCGACCTTCCCTTTGTTATTAGAATCTGTATATATCGCGAGCTTCTATATAGTAGCAAGTTTTGCGGCGATGTTAATGATTAAATTAGAAGATATTCGCCAATAGGCCTGTAAGATTAGTCTGAAATGGGTAAATTTAGCCGGCTATCAGTTAACAAAACACTAACGAAAGCGTATATAAATTAGGCAACCGAACCAAAAGCGGGAGATTTTTTTTGGCAAGTGGTGACATCCTAAAAAAAAGCCCTTATACTTGCCAGCGTTTTTGGTTATTATCTAAATCAAAGCATTTCCTAATGGCCCCTTAGCTCAGTTGGTTAGAGCACCCGACTCATAATCGGTAGGTCCCCTGTTCAAGTCAGGGAGGGGCCACCATTTAGATAATTAAAGACGCATTAGAGCGTCTTTTTTTATGCCTAAAAATCAACGATTTAACCTGTCATCTGCTAGTTTTACGGTTATTAACGATTAATAATAACTTGTAAAAGCCACCATTTTTAGTAACACTCTTAGTAACACCAACCTAATTAAACGGAATTTAGTGTTACTATGGCGCGAATAACTACCCCATTAACCAATACAGAAGTTAAACAAGCAAAGCCTAAAGATAAGGAATACAACCTTGTTGATGGTGACGGGCTAATGTTACGAGTAAAACCTAATGGCTCTAAGCTATGGCTATTTAACTATTATCGACCGTATACAAAAAAACGAGCAAATATTGGTTTTGGTAAATATCCCGAAGTAACACTGGCGCAAGCTCGAAGCAAAAGAAAAGATGCTAGAACATTATTAGCTGAAAATGTCGACCCGAAAGCTCACCGCACAGAACAAGAGCAGCAAAATAAAGAAGCTATAGAAAATACTTTTGGTGTTGTTGCTCAAAAATGGTTTGAATTAAAGCTTACGCAAGTTAAAGAGGAAACAGCTAACCATGCTTGGCGCGGATTAGAACGTCATGTTTTACCTACGCTAAGCAATGTACCACTAGATACAATCAAACCTAAGACGGTTATTACCCTACTCACTCCTATTGCCAACAAAGGCAGTTTAGAAACTGTTAAACGCCTATGTCGTAACATTAACGAAGTAATGCGACTTGGTGTTGCTCAGGGCATTATTGAGGTTAATTACTTAGCTGATGTCACAAAACTATTCCCTGCGGCTAAGAAAACTAATATGGCGACCATCAAGCCAGAACGTTTACCAGAGCTACTGTCAGCAATTAGAGAGTCAACCATATTGCGAACAACACGTTGTTTAGTTCTATGGCAACTTCATACAATGACAAGACCAATTGAAGCAGCTACAGCACGTTGGGAGGACATAGACCTAGAAAACAAAGTTTGGGTTATTCCTGCCGATCGCATGAAAATGAAAAAGCCTCATACCATCCCGTTAACAGAGCAAACTTTAGAACTGTTAAATACAATTCGCTCAATGTCTGACGGCAAAGAATACCTATTTACTAATCATCGAGATCCAACAAGACACGCTAATAGCCAAAGTGTAAACATGGCTTTAAAGCGTATGGGATTCGCTGGCGAATTAGTTTCACATGGCTTACGAGCATTAGCTAGCACAACGCTAAATGAACAAGGTTTTGATCCTGATGTTATAGAAGCAGCACTAGCTCACGTAGATAAAAACGAAGTAAGGCGAGCTTATAACCGAGCAGAATATTTAGAGCGCAGACGTAAATTAATGTATTGGTGGTCTGATCATATTGAACAAGCTCAGACAGGACAATTTAATAAATCTAATAAGGGCTTAAAGGCCATAAGTTAAATTTATTGGGATAGCTTAAAACTGATCATTTTAAGTGAAAGGTACTACCTCAGTACTTTCCCAGTTAATTTATTGAGGTAGTGAAATGAGGAACTCACATGATTAACAAATTTAAAAGGGGCTTAACTGCCGAAGAAGCGTCTTTAGTAGCAACTGGTTTGGATAGGTTTGATTCTTTAGTCGATGCCAGTAGAACACTTCAAGTGGAAGAAGATTCTGTAAGATATGCTGAAGCAGAATTAACTAACCCTTACAATGATGAAGGCATTTCATCAATGAGTTGGGATGATATAAATACCCACGATGAAGATTACAAAAAACTAGCTGAGGCCGAACTGATAAGAGAAGCATTACTAGATGAAGTTAGTATTGCTTGTGAGTGGCACGACTATTTATCAGGTGAAGTTGAGTTATACATTCATGAGTGTATAACTCAACCACACAATGAAACGACTTTAGAAGTATTTCAGATACGCCGTATGGCACCTGATGATGAATATTCATTTTGCCCAATACCAGCACAAACAACTATAAAAAAAGTTAGCTTGGCGAAATGGTTTTATAATAACCTGCCTGATAAAGCTAATTTTTTTGATCCTACCGAAAGTTATAAAACTGTTGATACTGGATATTCAATAGCTAATATAAATGAAAAAGAAACTTCAAATGCTGTTACCCCTACAACCATTCAACAATTAACCTTTTCAGAAAAGATTATACAAACTAATACGTGGCAAGATTTATACAAACAAACTGAAAAGGCTATTGATGAATTTCCTGTTTGGCAACAGCAACAACGTAAGCCAAATAACATCCCTATGGGTCATATTGATGATTGGCTAACAAACACTTTAAAAGTCACAAAAAGAGAATCCGAAACAATCAAAAAAACATTGATAGAAATATTTAACCTTTAATATCAAAAACTTATATATGACAAACCTTTCATCATAAGACAAAGGTTTTGTCATAAATTCATTTAAGTAGCATTAAACCTGAATCGTTTAACAACAGACTAAGGTAACTAAACATGACTACTAAAAAGTTTTATGAATTAATCCGCAGACCTGAAGTATTAACTTTAACTGCTCGCTCAAAATCCGCATTACAATTAGATGAAAAAGCTAAACTGTTTTGTCCTCCAATTTCGATCGGCTGTCGAGCTGTCGCATATATAAAAAGCGAAGTAGAAGCCGTCATACAGGCCCGTATTGAGGGT belongs to Thalassotalea sp. HSM 43 and includes:
- a CDS encoding integrase domain-containing protein codes for the protein MARITTPLTNTEVKQAKPKDKEYNLVDGDGLMLRVKPNGSKLWLFNYYRPYTKKRANIGFGKYPEVTLAQARSKRKDARTLLAENVDPKAHRTEQEQQNKEAIENTFGVVAQKWFELKLTQVKEETANHAWRGLERHVLPTLSNVPLDTIKPKTVITLLTPIANKGSLETVKRLCRNINEVMRLGVAQGIIEVNYLADVTKLFPAAKKTNMATIKPERLPELLSAIRESTILRTTRCLVLWQLHTMTRPIEAATARWEDIDLENKVWVIPADRMKMKKPHTIPLTEQTLELLNTIRSMSDGKEYLFTNHRDPTRHANSQSVNMALKRMGFAGELVSHGLRALASTTLNEQGFDPDVIEAALAHVDKNEVRRAYNRAEYLERRRKLMYWWSDHIEQAQTGQFNKSNKGLKAIS
- a CDS encoding GGDEF domain-containing protein, with translation MTDFLQTSKAFILGVAFIILAHIGLDYSAARWSIPVDSVQYSLPVLFAISLLLPAYFKQARISFLTIIVSAYYYLPEAELVISEPQLYLYGLASLAWLSMITERGVFSGHAIKQVLLLIATLAAAYLWLFASAKLQLIWPQLSGDVSSVYLPSLIVGCVVLWRNMAQPSLSQTAVLATYLIWCIAQFELVVINWPITMAILCCYYLLVVIVNSYFLAYRDELTGLPSRRALNQYASTLGNTYVVAMLDIDHFKKFNDTYGHDVGDQVLKLVATKIAKVRRSGKAFRYGGEEFSLIFPRKNSEQVMAELERMRKLIAHYKMAIRQLNRQGKQDRKGSKVTTKTVHVTVSIGVAVHQKQMSFDDTIKIADQALYKAKKAGRNRVVSA
- a CDS encoding helix-turn-helix transcriptional regulator — protein: MTTKKFYELIRRPEVLTLTARSKSALQLDEKAKLFCPPISIGCRAVAYIKSEVEAVIQARIEGQTPDQIKQLVSELIKKRKAA
- a CDS encoding acyltransferase family protein, yielding MTNSTEKKKFLNSINHFRGIAIIFIVMAHCYRPAGWEIVTLADKFWFNLMMNGTVFFVFISGFLFHHVFYHRWDYRKYMKNKTKYVFLPYILLSLPWIIWHLTAAPEPTLHNLHADISETSTAAAWYVITGRALTAYWYIPMGMMLFALSPLVMLMIRKHWLLLSAVPLFLIAMYVHRPISNLNAIQSLVYFFPVYLIGAWASRHRDKLFPFIDKYWLIMLLTAIALAFIQAYYFGHGVLNKDAFEATVPDLMLPQKLLINFVLLAILNKFEHISIGFLQKLAEVSFAIYFIHPWITTPWWMIYDSPDLLGIAGKGNIFTTFIVTMVVIYISYLIAVLIKKLLDKRSRYLIGW
- a CDS encoding outer membrane beta-barrel protein, whose protein sequence is MKFTYPLLGLLVCLCINSSQALAASYEEYWELTFFGGHRTSDNIEPDEEDDDDEVSIDETEYYEIDFDNAGSGGVILGWNFDYNRTGELLFSHSVTDFDVEFDLADTEVSVSYLHIGGTVTISEGKVPFHIGGGLGVAHLDPSDKSLDSETRISANLGAGVKFLFSDSLSLRLDARGYGTFFDSDSYIFCSGNKGCLIRSSSKLWLQAEFALGLTYRF
- the rpoD gene encoding RNA polymerase sigma factor RpoD codes for the protein MDQAPQSRLKELITKGKEQGFLTFAEVNDHLPQDIIDSDQVEDIIRMINDMGIQVFENAPDADELMMSEANTDEDAAEAAAQALATVESEIGRTTDPVRMYMREMGTVELLTRKGEIVIAKRIEEGIREVQRSVSEYPPAINYLLEQWDNFEAEEIRLSDIIIGFADPNADDEIAPTATHVGSELSQEELADEDNDGKKDEDEEDEEEEDTGPCPEEAREKFTELRRLYDVANKIIDKKGRGHKDAMQAIDDIAELFKEFRLIPKLFDRLVKNMRDVMDRVRVQERLIMKHCVVGAGMPKVHFIKIFPGNETKTDWLESEIAAGKPYSDKLKMVDFDIERCIHKLNQLEEETYLSVQSIKDINRRMSIGEAKARRAKKEMVEANLRLVISIAKKYTNRGLQFLDLIQEGNIGLMKAVDKFEYRRGYKFSTYATWWIRQAITRSIADQARTIRIPVHMIETINKLNRISRQMLQEMGREPTPEELAERMMMPEDKIRKVLKIAKEPISMETPIGDDEDSHLGDFIEDGSGELPVDAATTENLKAATHEVLAGLTAREAKVLRMRFGIDMNTDHTLEEVGKQFDVTRERIRQIEAKALRKLRHPSRSEQLKSFLDGE